A DNA window from Myripristis murdjan chromosome 19, fMyrMur1.1, whole genome shotgun sequence contains the following coding sequences:
- the daglb gene encoding sn1-specific diacylglycerol lipase beta, protein MPGMVVFGRRWGIASDDLVFPGAFELFVRIIWWIGTLILYTLHKGSFDCSGGGVLHSYLVGLLVLLALIILSLCAIVYVSAQGTIMNPGPRRSIPALVYLRALLYIPELVWACLGAMWVSDDSQGCDPATVGAVIAAVVASWVILLFTVLGVLFVFDPLGDPRPQPPAIEQLGVRDLQSSEGSQFLFTARSLATKVWESRLRLLCCCLPQDESHRAAFSSIAQLVSGFFSDTDLVPSDIAAGLALLHQEQDKMEQCRDPDDVVIHSPSSPIGEDFEMELEKAAHCMQFAAAAYGWPLYIYSNLFTAPCKLSGDCCRSQTAEYDIVGGDHLGCHFSSILHSTGLQYRDFIHVSFHNQIYEIPFFVALDHKREAVLVAVRGTLSLKDVLTDLSAECENLPVEGVSGACYAHKGMSQAAGYIYKKLVNDGILNQAFSIAPEYKLVITGHSLGAGTSSLLAVLLRNSFPTLQCYSFSPPGGLMSKALADYSKDFVVSVVLGKDLVPRLSIPNMEDLKKRILKMVSNCNKPKYRILLQGCWYELFGGDPDDFPTEMDNRREEELSQPLLGEESLIIRHSSSYQSLASEDSPAHTPAHLPLFLPGRILHITEEGPSRRSCFSQARYRAEWSSEMAFRSILINPRMLTDHMPDAVLHALRSLTSDRSFSLCPSSTTNSHQNVI, encoded by the exons ATGCCCGGGATGGTGGTGTTTGGCCGGCGCTGGGGGATCGCCAGTGATGACCTCGTGTTCCCCGGCGCCTTTGAGCTGTTCGTCCGTATAATTTG GTGGATCGGCACCCTGATCCTGTACACGCTTCATAAGGGCAGTTTTGACTGCAGCGGCGGTGGTGTTCTCCACAGCTACCTCGTCGGACTTTTGGTCTTGCTGGCACTGATCATCCTGTCACTGTGTGCTATTGTCTACGTCAGTGCGCAAG GTACCATCATGAACCCTGGCCCACGGCGCTCCATCCCTGCGCTGGTGTACCTGCGAGCGCTCCTCTACATCCCTGAGCTGGTGTGGGCCTGTCTGGGGGCAATGTGGGTGTCCGATGACAGCCAAGGCTGTGATCCTGCCACGGTGGGCGCTGTTATTGCAGCGGTGGTTGCCAG CTGGGTCATACTGCTCTTCACGGTGTTGGgggtgctgtttgtgtttgaccCACTTGGGGATCCCCGTCCTCAGCCTCCTGCCATAGAGCAGTTGGGCGTGCGAGACCTTCAGAGCAGCGAGGGCAGCCAGTTCCTGTTTACAGCTCGCTCCCTGGCCACTAAGGTGTGGGAGAGCAGGCTGcggctgctgtgctgctgcctgcCGCAGGACGAAAGTCACAGGGCTGCCTTCTCCAGCATCGCCCAGCTCGTCAGTGGCTTCTTCTCT gacaCAGACCTGGTTCCCAGTGACATCGCAGCTGGTTTGGCTCTGCTTCACCAGGAGCAGGACAAGATGGAGCAGTGCAGAGACCCAGATGATGTAGTGATTCACAGCCCCTCTTCCCCCATT GGTGAGGATTTTGAGATGGAGTTGGAAAAAGCAGCCCACTGTATGCAGTTTGCTGCCGCAGCCTATGGCTGGCCACTGTACATTTACTCCAACCTCTTTACTGCTCCCTGCAAACTCAGTGGAGACTG CTGCAGGAGCCAAACCGCTGAGTATGACATTGTTGGAGGAGACCATCTCGGCTGTCATTTCTCATCGATCCTGCACAGTACAGGTCTGCAGTACAGAGACTTTATCCATGTCAGCTTCCACAACCAG ATCTATGAGATCCCCTTCTTTGTGGCTCTGGATCATAAGAGAGAAGCCGTTCTGGTGGCTGTCAGAGGAACGCTGTCACTCAAG GATGTCCTGACCGACTTGTCTGCTGAATGTGAGAACCTGCCTGTGGAGGGAGTGTCTGGAGCCTGCTATGCTCACAAG GGCATGTCGCAGGCAGCCGGTTACATCTATAAGAAGCTGGTCAATGATGGCATCTTGAACCAGGCTTTCTCCATCGCACCG GAGTATAAACTGGTCATCACAGGCCACAGTCTGGGTGCAGGCACGTCTTCCCTGCTGGCCGTCCTATTACGCAATTCCTTCCCCACCCTGCAGTGCTACTCCTTCTCTCCACCAGGGGGCCTCATGAG TAAAGCGTTGGCTGATTACTCTAAGGACTTTGTGGTTTCTGTTGTCCTGGGGAAGGACCTGGTGCCCAG ATTAAGTATCCCTAATATGGAGGATTTGAAGAAAAGGATACTAAAAATGGTGTCAAACTGCAACAAGCCCAAG TACCGCATCCTGCTGCAGGGTTGTTGGTACGAGCTGTTTGGAGGTGACCCGGACGACTTCCCGACTGAGATGGACaacaggagggaagaggagctGAGCCAGCCGCTGCTTGGGGAGGAATCACTCATCATTCGCCACTCATCGTCCTATCAAAGCCTGGCTTCGGAGGATTCCCCCGCCCACACTCCTGCCCACCTACCCCTCTTCCTGCCTGGTCGTATTCTGCACATCACAGAAGAAGGACCGTCTCGGAG GTCCTGTTTTTCCCAGGCCAGATACCGGGCCGAGTGGTCCAGTGAAATGGCGTTCAGGAGCATTTTGATAAACCCAAGGATGCTGACAGACCACATGCCGGACGCTGTGCTGCACGCACTCCGCAGTCTGACCAGCGACAGGTCGTTCTCCCTCTGCCCGTCGTCAACAACCAACAGCCATCAGAATGTAATCTGA